Proteins found in one Balneola sp. genomic segment:
- a CDS encoding low molecular weight phosphotyrosine protein phosphatase, with protein MSSYLRPITKENPYKICFVCLGNICRSPTAEGIFIHKVKEAGLELYFYIDSAGTAAYHTGERADSRSRATAADHGVNLPSIARRFEYTDLEEFDLILAMDSSNLRNIKELDRRNRFTEKVFLMRDFDPEPGNKEVPDPYYGGSQGFENVFQILERSSIALLNELKAEIKD; from the coding sequence ATGAGTTCATACCTGCGACCAATTACTAAAGAAAACCCCTACAAAATTTGTTTTGTATGCCTTGGAAATATATGCCGAAGCCCTACTGCGGAAGGTATTTTCATCCACAAAGTTAAAGAAGCAGGACTTGAGCTCTATTTTTATATCGACTCTGCTGGTACTGCAGCCTACCATACCGGAGAAAGAGCCGATTCAAGAAGCAGGGCTACTGCAGCAGACCATGGAGTAAACCTTCCTTCTATTGCCAGAAGGTTTGAATACACAGACCTCGAAGAATTTGATTTAATCCTGGCTATGGACTCTTCTAATCTCAGAAACATTAAAGAGTTGGATAGAAGGAATCGGTTCACCGAAAAAGTGTTTCTAATGAGAGATTTTGATCCTGAACCAGGAAATAAGGAAGTACCCGATCCTTATTATGGAGGCTCACAGGGATTCGAAAATGTGTTTCAAATTTTAGAACGAAGTAGTATCGCTCTGCTTAATGAATTGAAAGCAGAAATCAAGGATTGA
- a CDS encoding molecular chaperone DnaK, translating to MANKAEQTERISPYNDKELEYFKQIILKKRADADEELQTLQRTLRESMENSSDESAYSFHMADAGTDAQEREKTYMLFNRTKKFVKYLDDALKRIDNKTYGVCKVTGKKISKGRLEAVPHTQLSIEAKLKRR from the coding sequence ATGGCTAATAAAGCGGAACAAACTGAAAGAATATCCCCCTATAACGATAAAGAACTTGAATACTTCAAGCAGATCATCTTGAAGAAGAGAGCAGACGCTGATGAAGAGCTGCAAACATTGCAGCGTACTTTGAGAGAAAGTATGGAAAACTCTTCTGATGAATCCGCTTATTCATTTCATATGGCTGATGCCGGTACTGATGCTCAGGAGCGGGAAAAGACATACATGCTATTCAATCGAACCAAAAAGTTTGTAAAGTATCTGGACGACGCTCTAAAAAGGATCGATAATAAAACCTATGGGGTTTGTAAAGTGACTGGTAAGAAAATCTCTAAAGGGAGACTTGAAGCTGTACCTCATACCCAGTTAAGTATCGAAGCGAAATTAAAACGCCGCTAA
- a CDS encoding LLM class flavin-dependent oxidoreductase: MELGIYTFVENTPDLLTGNTLHPAERLANLMEEIEVADQAGLDVYAIGEHHREEFVASSPTTLLAAAAIKTTSIKLSSSVTVLGSEDPVRVFQQFSTIDLLSKGRAEIIVGRGSFIESFPLFGYDLNDYEELFEEKLQLLLELREKEKITWSGKFRASIDDRGIYPQPYQERIPIWRAVGGTPKSAYITGALGLPMALAIIGGYPAQFKQIADLHQRGASENDQPKQRLSINSHGFIAESSQEASDISFPSFKQVMDKIGRERGWSPMSRAQFDASTTLEGANFVGSPQQVIDKIMYQHEIFGHDRFLMQMTVGSIEHSKVLKSIELFATEVAPVIRKELAVKS; encoded by the coding sequence ATGGAGCTTGGAATCTATACATTTGTTGAAAATACTCCCGATCTGTTAACGGGCAATACACTACATCCAGCTGAACGCCTTGCAAATCTGATGGAAGAAATAGAAGTAGCAGATCAGGCAGGTTTAGATGTTTATGCCATTGGAGAGCATCACAGGGAAGAATTTGTGGCATCCTCACCAACTACCTTACTGGCTGCTGCTGCTATTAAAACCACGAGTATCAAATTAAGCAGTTCGGTCACAGTGTTGGGTTCAGAAGATCCAGTTCGGGTATTTCAGCAGTTTTCTACTATTGACCTGCTTTCTAAAGGGAGAGCAGAGATCATCGTTGGAAGGGGCTCCTTTATTGAATCTTTTCCTTTGTTCGGTTATGATCTAAACGACTATGAAGAGCTATTTGAAGAAAAGCTTCAGCTCTTACTGGAATTAAGAGAAAAGGAAAAGATAACCTGGAGCGGAAAGTTTAGAGCCTCTATTGACGATCGTGGTATCTATCCACAACCATATCAAGAAAGGATCCCAATCTGGAGGGCAGTAGGAGGTACACCAAAATCAGCGTACATAACCGGCGCTCTGGGCTTACCTATGGCTCTTGCTATTATTGGGGGTTATCCGGCACAATTCAAACAGATTGCTGATTTACACCAGAGAGGGGCTTCAGAAAATGATCAGCCAAAGCAGAGGCTTAGCATCAACTCACATGGTTTTATTGCAGAATCTTCACAAGAAGCTTCAGACATTTCATTCCCATCTTTTAAACAGGTAATGGATAAAATTGGAAGAGAACGAGGGTGGTCTCCAATGAGTAGAGCTCAGTTTGATGCTTCCACAACTTTAGAAGGGGCAAATTTTGTGGGAAGTCCTCAGCAGGTAATTGATAAAATCATGTACCAGCATGAAATATTTGGGCACGACCGTTTTTTGATGCAAATGACAGTCGGCTCGATAGAGCACTCAAAGGTCTTAAAATCGATTGAGCTTTTTGCTACAGAAGTAGCTCCGGTAATACGGAAGGAACTGGCAGTTAAAAGCTAG
- a CDS encoding isoleucine--tRNA ligase, with product MTKKFKEIKQLNYSQAEVEIQKWWSEHLIFRKSLESREDGIPFTFFEGPPTANGKPGIHHVMGRTVKDLFCRYKTLKGFKVERKAGWDTHGLPVEIEVEKELGLEGRSQVEEYGIAEYNAKCRESVLKYKDLWDDLTSRMGYWVDQENPYITFENEYIESVWWALSKLFDKGLIYKGYKIQWYSPGSGTVLSSHEVSLGYKEAQDPSIYVKFKASGEDNTYFLAWTTTPWTTISNMALTINPNLEYAKVGHNGENYIVAKGCVERVFGEEFIHIEDISGFNLLGRTYDPIFDYAQKDIDPSEAWKVIPADYVTIDDGTGVVHTAPAYGADDYDSCQKAGIPMFNPIDREGRFTELVPDFEGQWFKDADKEIARAIKEKGLMFRHETYLHNYPFDWRKGTPLMSYPVESWFIKTTDVKKRMVELNKTINWKPENTGTGRFGTWLENNVDWAISRQRYWGTPIPIWQSDKNPEYVECISNMRMLREKAGIPEDKELDLHRPYIDEITWPAPDGGTMRRVPDLLDVWFDSGSMPFAQWHYPYDNDHEFSYNYPADFIAEGVDQTRGWFYTLHALGTMLFNEVAFKNVVSNGLVLDEKGEKMSKSKGNTVDPFEVIEKYGADSVRWYMMSNSSPWDNLKFSISGLEEVQRKFFGTLVNTYSFFALYANIDGFNYSGNQIPIPDRPEIDQWVISRLNTVIKKVEEFFEDYEPTKAAREMETFVEELSNWYVRRNRRRFWKSGTTLDKTAAYQTLYECLKTISQLISPIAPFMGEWLYQRLNEVSKLDEESVHLSFFPTVEETAIFKNLEHKMDMARLISSIVLRIRNQIEVNVRQPLARIILPIKDEVERHAILSVKDIILEEVNVKDIQFVDDDSGIVHKSAKPNYPVLGKRLGPKMKAVASRVSQLSTEEITLFEKEGFIDIDLENETIRIDGEGLDIIRTGLEGWKVETERGLSVAVDTEMTVELVQEGIAREFVNRVQNMRKEADFEVTDRIAVGIDAKDELKEAVVSMSEYIKQEILAEELQLEDLKVADFTKIWEIGDSDCTISIRRTVNS from the coding sequence ATGACCAAAAAATTTAAGGAAATAAAACAACTGAATTATTCTCAAGCTGAGGTTGAGATTCAGAAGTGGTGGAGCGAGCACCTGATTTTTAGAAAAAGTCTGGAGAGCCGGGAGGATGGAATTCCTTTTACTTTTTTTGAAGGCCCACCTACTGCAAATGGTAAGCCAGGTATTCACCATGTAATGGGAAGAACGGTTAAAGATCTTTTTTGCAGGTACAAGACGCTTAAGGGATTTAAAGTTGAGCGAAAAGCTGGTTGGGATACTCATGGACTCCCCGTTGAAATTGAGGTAGAGAAAGAGCTTGGTTTGGAAGGTCGTTCTCAGGTAGAGGAATACGGAATTGCGGAATACAATGCCAAATGCCGAGAAAGTGTATTGAAGTACAAAGATCTTTGGGATGATCTTACTTCAAGAATGGGGTATTGGGTGGATCAGGAGAATCCATATATCACTTTCGAAAATGAATATATCGAATCGGTTTGGTGGGCATTATCTAAATTATTTGATAAAGGTCTGATTTATAAAGGCTACAAGATCCAGTGGTATTCTCCTGGGAGTGGTACGGTACTTTCATCTCACGAAGTTAGCTTAGGATACAAAGAAGCTCAGGATCCATCTATTTATGTGAAGTTTAAGGCAAGCGGGGAAGATAATACCTACTTCCTCGCGTGGACTACTACGCCCTGGACGACGATTTCTAATATGGCACTCACTATCAATCCAAATTTGGAGTATGCAAAAGTGGGCCATAATGGTGAGAACTACATTGTAGCAAAAGGGTGTGTTGAAAGAGTATTCGGGGAAGAATTTATACACATTGAAGATATAAGTGGTTTTAATTTATTAGGTCGCACCTATGACCCTATTTTTGATTATGCGCAAAAAGATATTGACCCTTCTGAAGCCTGGAAAGTAATTCCCGCTGATTATGTTACGATTGACGACGGGACCGGAGTAGTACATACTGCACCTGCTTATGGTGCTGATGATTACGATTCATGCCAAAAGGCAGGAATTCCTATGTTCAATCCCATTGACAGGGAGGGAAGGTTTACCGAGTTAGTACCGGATTTTGAAGGTCAATGGTTCAAAGATGCTGATAAGGAAATTGCAAGAGCCATCAAAGAAAAAGGGTTGATGTTCCGTCACGAAACGTATCTCCACAACTACCCATTCGATTGGAGAAAGGGTACACCGTTGATGAGTTATCCAGTTGAATCTTGGTTCATCAAAACCACAGATGTGAAGAAAAGGATGGTGGAACTAAATAAGACCATAAACTGGAAGCCTGAAAACACAGGTACAGGACGTTTTGGTACCTGGTTGGAAAATAACGTGGACTGGGCAATTTCCCGACAGCGCTACTGGGGAACTCCTATCCCTATTTGGCAAAGTGACAAAAATCCTGAGTATGTGGAATGTATCTCCAATATGAGGATGCTGCGAGAAAAAGCAGGTATTCCGGAAGACAAGGAACTGGATTTACATCGCCCGTACATCGATGAAATTACATGGCCAGCCCCTGATGGAGGTACCATGCGGAGAGTTCCGGACCTTTTGGATGTGTGGTTCGATTCTGGCTCAATGCCTTTTGCCCAGTGGCATTATCCTTATGATAATGACCATGAATTCAGCTATAACTACCCTGCAGATTTTATTGCTGAGGGTGTCGATCAAACGCGTGGATGGTTTTATACCTTGCATGCACTAGGAACTATGCTATTTAATGAGGTCGCCTTTAAAAATGTAGTTTCCAACGGTCTTGTGCTTGATGAAAAAGGCGAGAAAATGAGTAAATCGAAAGGGAATACGGTAGATCCTTTCGAAGTGATTGAAAAGTATGGGGCTGATTCTGTTCGATGGTATATGATGAGTAATTCATCTCCCTGGGACAATTTGAAATTCAGTATCTCCGGCTTGGAAGAGGTTCAGCGAAAATTTTTTGGTACACTAGTGAATACCTATTCATTCTTTGCTTTGTATGCCAATATTGATGGATTTAATTACTCGGGCAATCAAATTCCTATTCCGGATCGGCCTGAAATTGATCAGTGGGTGATCTCTCGCCTGAACACTGTTATTAAAAAGGTAGAAGAGTTCTTTGAAGATTATGAGCCTACCAAGGCTGCCCGTGAAATGGAAACCTTTGTGGAAGAGCTGAGTAACTGGTATGTGCGAAGAAATCGAAGGCGGTTCTGGAAGTCCGGAACTACGCTGGATAAAACAGCTGCGTATCAAACCTTATATGAATGTTTAAAAACAATCAGCCAATTAATTAGTCCTATTGCTCCGTTCATGGGTGAGTGGTTGTATCAAAGGCTGAATGAGGTTTCGAAACTGGATGAAGAATCGGTTCATTTGTCATTTTTTCCCACAGTGGAAGAAACAGCCATTTTCAAAAACCTCGAACATAAAATGGATATGGCTCGGTTGATTTCTTCTATTGTACTAAGAATTAGAAATCAAATTGAGGTGAATGTAAGACAGCCTTTAGCAAGAATTATTCTTCCAATTAAAGATGAGGTGGAGCGTCATGCAATACTTTCAGTGAAGGATATTATTCTCGAAGAGGTTAATGTAAAAGACATTCAGTTTGTTGATGATGATTCTGGCATCGTTCATAAAAGTGCGAAGCCTAATTACCCTGTCTTGGGTAAGCGTCTTGGGCCAAAAATGAAAGCAGTGGCATCGAGGGTGTCACAGCTATCAACCGAGGAAATCACCCTATTTGAAAAAGAAGGGTTTATTGATATTGACTTGGAGAATGAAACAATTCGTATTGACGGAGAAGGTCTTGATATTATTCGGACAGGTCTTGAAGGATGGAAGGTGGAAACCGAGCGGGGTTTAAGTGTGGCCGTGGATACGGAAATGACGGTTGAACTCGTTCAGGAAGGCATTGCACGTGAATTTGTGAATCGTGTTCAAAATATGCGCAAGGAAGCTGACTTTGAAGTAACGGATCGAATTGCAGTTGGAATTGATGCTAAAGATGAGCTAAAAGAGGCAGTAGTTTCGATGAGCGAATACATTAAGCAGGAAATTTTAGCTGAAGAGCTACAACTTGAAGACCTAAAAGTGGCAGACTTCACAAAAATTTGGGAAATTGGTGACAGTGATTGCACCATTTCGATTAGAAGAACGGTTAATTCTTAA
- the fabF gene encoding beta-ketoacyl-[acyl-carrier-protein] synthase II encodes MKRVVITGLGAVTPIGNNVNDYWEALKSGKSGAGPITKWDASKFKTRFACELKDFDPQEFLHRNEVRKNDPYVVYALTAAQQAINESGLNFEEMDRTRLGVIWGTGVGGFDSFENEVIDYARGSGEPRFNPYFIVKTIPNMASGIISIKHGLMGINQTVISACATSNSAMMDAFNYIRLGKADVIVSGGSEAAITQAAMGGFSIMRALSSRNDDPQAASRPFDVDRDGFVMGEGAGALILEDYDHAVKRGAPIIAEVLGAASTADAYHLSATHPEGLGAKTAMKLALEEAGISISDVGYINAHATSTPVGDVSELKAIKAVIGDSGAKPKISSTKSMTGHLLGAAGAAEAIASIKAIQHSIIPPTINVDNMDPETEGLDIVTGEPVEAEVNYAMSNTFGFGGHNAIVVFGKV; translated from the coding sequence ATGAAACGAGTTGTTATCACAGGTCTCGGAGCTGTTACTCCGATCGGAAATAATGTAAACGATTACTGGGAAGCGTTAAAAAGCGGGAAAAGTGGTGCCGGACCTATTACAAAATGGGATGCCTCAAAATTTAAAACCCGGTTCGCCTGCGAGTTAAAGGATTTTGACCCGCAGGAATTCCTGCATAGAAATGAAGTCCGAAAAAATGACCCTTATGTAGTTTACGCACTAACTGCTGCACAGCAAGCTATTAATGAATCCGGACTTAATTTCGAAGAAATGGATCGCACCCGTTTGGGAGTTATTTGGGGAACCGGTGTTGGGGGCTTCGATTCTTTTGAAAATGAAGTCATAGATTATGCCCGGGGAAGTGGAGAGCCTCGCTTTAATCCTTATTTCATTGTTAAGACCATCCCTAACATGGCCTCTGGGATTATTTCTATCAAGCATGGCTTGATGGGGATCAATCAAACGGTTATTTCTGCTTGTGCTACTTCGAATTCAGCAATGATGGATGCTTTTAATTACATCCGTTTAGGAAAAGCAGACGTAATTGTATCCGGTGGTTCTGAAGCCGCTATTACCCAGGCTGCGATGGGCGGATTTTCTATAATGCGTGCACTTTCTTCCAGAAATGATGATCCACAAGCTGCATCCAGACCATTTGATGTAGATCGCGATGGATTTGTAATGGGTGAAGGAGCCGGTGCATTAATTCTTGAAGATTACGATCATGCAGTGAAAAGAGGAGCACCAATTATTGCTGAGGTACTAGGTGCTGCAAGTACAGCCGATGCCTATCATCTCTCTGCCACTCACCCTGAAGGATTAGGTGCAAAAACAGCGATGAAACTTGCCCTTGAAGAGGCGGGTATTTCGATTTCTGATGTAGGCTATATAAATGCTCATGCTACCTCAACCCCGGTTGGAGATGTTAGTGAACTGAAAGCGATTAAGGCTGTAATTGGAGATAGTGGAGCAAAACCAAAAATTAGTTCTACCAAGTCTATGACTGGTCACCTTCTCGGTGCTGCTGGTGCAGCCGAAGCTATTGCCAGTATAAAAGCCATTCAGCATAGTATTATCCCTCCTACCATTAATGTGGATAATATGGATCCTGAAACAGAAGGGCTTGATATCGTTACTGGAGAACCAGTAGAAGCGGAAGTAAATTACGCCATGAGCAATACTTTCGGTTTTGGTGGACATAATGCCATTGTAGTATTTGGAAAAGTGTAA
- a CDS encoding signal peptidase II: MTPKKLAALFVPAVLVIAIDQLTKWIIRTTPELHRYDVIDGWLAFYYTQNDGMAMGIDIFSTPVVSSISILATIGILSYLLYTMDKSPVKYLIFMGLVIGGALGNITDRLTMGFIEGYGGLLDGHVVDFIHFNLEINDWPVFPYIFNMADVAISVSIITLLVFNKQLMPHHEEEVLEEPVSEEESTVEETQAPVVEEKPLEEK; encoded by the coding sequence TTGACACCCAAAAAACTTGCTGCTTTATTTGTTCCGGCAGTTTTAGTAATAGCGATTGATCAGCTTACAAAGTGGATCATACGCACTACTCCGGAGTTGCACCGCTATGATGTAATCGATGGCTGGCTGGCTTTTTACTATACCCAAAACGATGGTATGGCAATGGGCATTGATATTTTTTCGACACCAGTTGTAAGCTCTATTTCCATTCTGGCAACAATTGGAATCCTATCATACCTATTGTATACCATGGACAAATCGCCTGTAAAATACCTGATTTTTATGGGACTGGTTATTGGAGGCGCATTAGGGAATATAACAGACCGATTAACGATGGGTTTTATTGAGGGGTACGGGGGCTTGCTTGATGGACACGTGGTAGATTTCATCCACTTTAACCTCGAAATCAATGATTGGCCAGTATTCCCTTACATCTTTAATATGGCTGACGTAGCCATCTCTGTTTCCATTATCACGCTTCTGGTCTTCAATAAGCAGCTAATGCCGCATCATGAAGAAGAGGTTTTGGAAGAACCTGTTTCAGAAGAAGAATCTACTGTTGAAGAAACTCAGGCTCCAGTGGTAGAAGAGAAGCCACTAGAAGAGAAATAG
- the argH gene encoding argininosuccinate lyase, with product MSSKKLWEKGIKTDALIERFTVGMDRELDLELAKYDVQGTIAHITMLESVGLLEKEELEVLVAELTRIQEEVIKTGHFEIEEGVEDVHSQIELMLVKVLGDVGKKVHSGRSRNDQVLLDIKLFLRAELIQIASLTKKLFIAMLKQSEATKETLLPGYTHTQAAMPSSFGLWFGAFAENLVDDLVLVQATHTIVNQNPLGSAAGYGSSFPLDRSLTTRLLGFDRMNVNVVYAQMGRGKVEQTMAFAMASLAGTLNKFASDVCLYNSQNFAFLKLPDDLTTGSSIMPHKKNPDVFELIRAKTNLIKALPGTINSVLANLTSGYHRDFQVLKEVLFPAIKELKDCLYISEYAIDKIMVNEEILDDPKYRLIFSVEAVNELVLQGIPFREAYQQVAKEIEEGTFEPPKEVKHTHEGSIGNLGNELIKERMEKVYSGFISI from the coding sequence ATGAGTAGTAAAAAACTGTGGGAAAAAGGAATTAAAACAGACGCTCTTATCGAGCGCTTTACTGTAGGTATGGATCGTGAATTGGATCTAGAACTGGCTAAATATGACGTTCAGGGTACCATCGCACATATCACTATGCTTGAATCTGTAGGATTGCTTGAGAAGGAGGAATTAGAAGTCTTGGTAGCAGAGTTGACAAGAATTCAGGAAGAAGTTATTAAAACAGGACACTTTGAGATAGAAGAAGGAGTGGAAGATGTCCATTCTCAGATTGAGTTAATGCTTGTAAAGGTATTGGGAGATGTTGGGAAAAAGGTGCATTCAGGGAGATCCAGGAATGATCAGGTACTACTCGATATAAAACTTTTTTTGCGTGCAGAGCTTATTCAGATTGCATCTTTAACAAAAAAATTGTTTATAGCAATGTTGAAACAGAGTGAGGCTACCAAAGAAACCTTACTTCCTGGATACACCCATACCCAAGCCGCGATGCCGTCCAGTTTCGGATTGTGGTTCGGAGCGTTCGCCGAAAACTTGGTAGATGACCTCGTATTAGTTCAGGCTACGCATACCATTGTAAATCAAAATCCTTTAGGGTCAGCGGCAGGGTATGGTTCTTCCTTTCCCCTCGACCGATCCTTGACTACCCGCCTCCTTGGTTTTGATAGAATGAACGTAAACGTTGTGTACGCACAAATGGGGCGTGGCAAAGTAGAGCAAACTATGGCATTCGCTATGGCTTCACTAGCAGGTACACTCAATAAATTTGCCTCGGATGTATGTTTATATAACAGTCAAAACTTTGCGTTTCTTAAACTACCTGATGACCTGACTACAGGATCTAGTATCATGCCTCATAAGAAAAATCCGGATGTATTCGAGCTAATCCGTGCCAAAACAAATCTTATAAAGGCGCTTCCAGGCACTATTAATTCCGTACTTGCAAACCTTACTTCAGGATATCATCGAGATTTCCAGGTCTTAAAGGAAGTTCTTTTCCCGGCGATTAAAGAACTAAAAGACTGTCTTTATATCTCCGAATATGCTATCGATAAGATTATGGTTAACGAGGAGATCCTTGACGATCCAAAGTACAGGCTTATTTTTTCTGTTGAGGCCGTAAATGAATTAGTTCTTCAGGGTATTCCATTTAGAGAGGCCTATCAACAGGTTGCAAAAGAGATAGAAGAAGGAACGTTTGAACCTCCAAAGGAAGTCAAGCATACTCATGAAGGTAGTATTGGGAATCTTGGTAATGAATTAATCAAAGAAAGAATGGAGAAGGTGTATTCCGGATTTATCTCCATTTAG
- a CDS encoding ketosamine-3-kinase produces MIPESIQFSIEEATGSRVAEQEALHGGDINQAVKIEMDSGDRYFLKWNTYTPADMFEKEALGLELLVSANSELHIPEVIGFGDTFLLLEFIEESNTGNSFEFGVQLARLHCKSNELFGLDEPNYIGKLPQSNKYHADWLEFFMRERLEPQVKMAFDSGKLPKRFLSIFDRVMNYTYVVFPDEPPALLHGDLWAGNYMFTVDGRISIYDPAVYFGHREMDIAMTKLFGGFSQDFYNGYNEEYPLKKGYEERLKLCNLYPVLVHVNLFGGGYIGKAEALLKQFF; encoded by the coding sequence GTGATTCCTGAATCCATCCAGTTTTCCATAGAAGAGGCAACCGGTTCAAGAGTAGCTGAACAGGAGGCTCTCCATGGTGGGGATATAAACCAGGCGGTTAAGATTGAAATGGATTCAGGAGATCGGTATTTCTTAAAGTGGAATACATACACTCCGGCTGACATGTTCGAAAAAGAAGCTCTTGGACTAGAACTCCTGGTTTCAGCGAATTCAGAGCTTCACATCCCCGAAGTAATTGGCTTTGGGGATACCTTTCTACTCCTTGAATTTATTGAGGAATCAAACACGGGCAATTCTTTTGAGTTCGGGGTTCAGTTGGCCAGACTGCATTGTAAATCGAACGAACTATTTGGGCTTGATGAACCAAACTACATTGGTAAGCTTCCTCAATCCAATAAGTATCATGCTGATTGGTTAGAATTCTTCATGAGGGAACGCCTCGAACCCCAGGTCAAAATGGCCTTTGATTCCGGAAAACTTCCTAAAAGGTTTTTATCCATTTTCGATCGTGTAATGAATTATACCTATGTGGTTTTCCCGGATGAACCTCCCGCCCTACTTCATGGTGATCTCTGGGCTGGTAACTATATGTTCACAGTTGATGGAAGGATCAGTATTTATGATCCAGCAGTCTATTTTGGTCATCGTGAGATGGACATTGCTATGACTAAATTATTCGGAGGTTTTTCTCAGGATTTCTATAATGGATACAATGAAGAATACCCTTTGAAAAAAGGTTATGAAGAGCGACTCAAACTGTGCAATCTTTATCCTGTTCTGGTTCATGTAAACCTTTTTGGAGGTGGATATATCGGCAAGGCTGAGGCTCTGCTCAAGCAGTTCTTCTAG
- a CDS encoding TetR/AcrR family transcriptional regulator gives MRSTKETIVQLGDELIRSKGYNAFSYADISKQLNVKNAAIHYHFPAKTDLAEAVVEWHEDSFQRFTEKAAPRGASDQIKMFLNFYASIQVSGKLCVIGTFATDWNSMDEQIQQRVTNFTNGVLEWITNTLDTGREEGSLSFNAPAKIEALKILTNMCAGTQLARVTGSNDFTAIKNSILKEIIN, from the coding sequence ATGCGCTCAACAAAGGAAACCATCGTTCAGCTTGGAGATGAATTAATACGAAGTAAAGGATACAATGCCTTTAGCTATGCAGATATTTCCAAACAATTAAATGTGAAGAATGCAGCCATCCACTATCACTTCCCTGCTAAAACGGATTTGGCTGAGGCTGTTGTAGAATGGCATGAAGACAGCTTCCAACGGTTCACTGAAAAAGCAGCCCCACGAGGTGCTTCTGATCAAATTAAAATGTTTTTGAACTTCTACGCTTCTATACAGGTTAGTGGAAAACTATGTGTAATTGGGACTTTTGCCACCGATTGGAACTCCATGGATGAGCAAATACAGCAACGAGTCACTAACTTCACAAATGGAGTACTCGAATGGATTACAAATACCCTTGATACAGGCAGAGAGGAAGGGTCACTTTCCTTCAATGCTCCAGCAAAAATTGAAGCGCTAAAAATCCTAACCAACATGTGTGCAGGAACTCAGCTTGCCAGAGTAACTGGAAGCAATGATTTCACTGCGATAAAAAATTCTATCCTGAAAGAAATAATCAATTAA
- a CDS encoding DinB family protein, with protein MPMKYLNHFIIAISSLAILLSAYSVYEPSDKEEKSYEYLNQELENAKSFTLEVMEAMPEENYGYKPGEEMRTFRAQGFHIAYSLEWFTAQIKREPIPWEPGDEDRLSKEELIEYTAAQFDDFISFIQGAEENGQLTAAVLRTLRHNSHHRGQMVAYFRANGMAPPAYR; from the coding sequence ATGCCTATGAAGTACTTAAACCATTTTATCATAGCAATTTCATCGCTAGCTATTCTTTTATCAGCATATTCTGTGTATGAACCTTCCGATAAAGAGGAAAAAAGTTATGAGTACCTGAATCAAGAACTTGAAAATGCAAAAAGCTTTACGCTCGAGGTAATGGAGGCGATGCCGGAAGAAAACTATGGGTATAAGCCCGGAGAAGAGATGAGAACTTTCAGAGCTCAGGGTTTTCATATCGCCTACAGCCTGGAATGGTTTACCGCTCAGATAAAAAGAGAGCCTATTCCCTGGGAACCAGGTGATGAGGATAGACTAAGTAAGGAAGAGCTAATTGAATACACAGCAGCTCAGTTTGATGATTTCATAAGCTTTATTCAGGGAGCAGAAGAAAATGGACAACTAACGGCAGCAGTACTTAGAACACTACGTCATAATTCTCATCATAGAGGACAGATGGTAGCATATTTCCGGGCAAATGGTATGGCTCCTCCAGCATACCGATAA